TCGCCCTGGCACCAGGTGAGCAGGTACTTGCGGAAAAGGAAACCGCCGCGGTACTCCTTGCCCTCCTTCTCGtccagcacctcgtcgcggatCTCGGGGTCGAGGTGGACCTGGATCTTGGCACAGAGCTGCGCGTACATCTCACTCCacgccgcctcgtcaaTCGCCTTTTCAAAGACAATCGCAATgacctggcgcagcgtgcggccgtCCGTCTCGTTCTTCGACTCGTTCGCCCAGCCGACAATCTGGTCGCTAATCGACTCAAACTTCTCGACGGTAAGCTTGTtcagcagcgccttgaccTTGCGCTCCACAAGCATCGTGTGGTCGACACCCGCCTTTTGGCCCTCTTCGAGACTCTGCGGCTTCCAGCGGTTCTCGCTGTaggccagcggcgcgacctGATCCATGGGGATCGTCGGGCCACCCTTCTCGGGGGGATTGACGTGGGGGCCACGCTGGCGGCCACGGTTGCTCTTGGGGCGGCCGCCCATCGGAATACCGGTGCCCAtcgtctcgcgcgaggGAAGCGCACCACCGCTGCCGCCACGCGACATGCTGTGGCCACGCGAGCCGCCATTAAAGGCACCCATCGGGCCGCTCGCACCAAAGgcaccgcgctgcgcgttcGCAAAGCGCTCCTCGCTCGTGCGGCCaccgccacggccgcccatgccgccaCGGCCAGGACCACCCATGCCgccacggcggccgccgcggccgccgctcaCGCTCTCCATGCCGATCGAGGCAAGCAGAGGAAGGTCCGCGGGCTTCTCGGTGTACACGCTCATGAACTGCAGCAGGAAATCGCGGTCGTAGCGGTACTTGCCGGGCGTCGCGTCCTGGTTCAGCTCCGGGTTCGGCGGCTGGACAGACTCGGGGTACGACACCGACGCGAGGTTGTCGATCGGACGCGCAAACTCCACGGCGCGGTTCGGCTCGGCAGACGTCGAGGCCTCGGCGTTCGCCTCATCGTGGTTttcgtcctcggcggccttgtcgccgtcggccttgggctcgtcggcgtgcgtggcggGCGCGGTGCCCTCTTCCTTGGGCTCTGCGCCCTTGtccgcggcgggcgcggcgggcgcggcgggcgtggcggcctgcgcctttttcggcggccgccttgTCGGCGGTCTCTTTTTCAGCGGCCTCCTTCTCCGCCTTTTCCttggcgtcgcgctcggccttttCGGCAGCCTCCTTTTCAGCCTTGTCCTTggcatcgcgctcggccttttcggcggcctccttctcggccttgtccttggcatcgcgctcggccttttCGGCAGCCTCCTTTTCGGCCTTGTCCttggcgtcgcgctcggccttttCGGCAGCCTCCTTTTCGGCCTtctccttggcctccttGGCGGCCTTTTCAGcggcctccttctcggcaGCCGCCTtctccttggcctccttggcgtcgtgctcggccttctccttggcctccttGTCGGCCTTCTCCTtctcctccttctccttctcggcCTTTTCGCGCTCCATCttgaggcgcagcaccttTTGCTGAAAGTCGGCCTGGGTCTTCACGCGGGTAGTGTccgccggcggctgcgcgggcgcctcgaccgagtGTGAGGACTTGGGCGTGCCCGGCGCagaaggcgcgcgcgacggcgtgtcgggcgcggtgctcgacgcggccgacgacgaggcggccgacttttggcgcacctgctccaggtcgagctcggtctGCGTCTCGGGGTtgacgatgcgcagcgccttgctCTTTTGCGGCTCAAACATGCGCGCGCCCGCGTTCATCGTAAAGCTCGACGGGGACGCAGGAGGGTAAAAgggctgcgcaccgccagGGCGCACGCCCATCGgcgggccgcgcggcgagtTGGCGTGCATCGGGGGAGGGTGTGGCGAGCCGCCCTGCTGCGGCCAGCCCTGCTGGGGCTGCGGCATGTAAGGGAAGCCGCCGGGGCTCATCGGGTAGCCGACGTGGGGATAGACCGGCGCGCCCTGCCACGGGCCATGCTCCGGCGCGTATGGCATGCCCGGCACGAGTGGCGTCGTGGGCTGCGACGCAGGGCCCACGCCCTTCTCCTGGGGCATGGGgaccgacggcggcgcgccctgcTTGGGCACGTTCacaccgcgcgccgcggtgcgtgcggcctGTGCGGGGTCCGCCTGGCCCTTGACCGCCTGGCCACCGGGGCCTTGGAAGAGCTTCTGGAAGTCGAGCTTCTTGCCCTTCTTCTCCGCGGCGGGCTCCGCGGCGACGGAGCCAAAGACGGTCGGGTTGCCACCCTGCAGGTGCTTGCCGGCGGacggctgcgcggccggcgacgacgacagCGTCGCATTCTTGTCGTCTACCGTGCCAAAGTTGAtgccctgcgccggcgcagcgccacgcgcacCGTTCTTTGGCATGCTGACCGCCTCGTCGGTCTTGGGGCCCTTGGGCTTGCCCTTGTTcgcgccggcacgcgcgcctccgGGATTCGGCGTGGACGTACGCTTCTCTTGTCCACTCATACAATCGGTCGGAGTGTCTCTCCGTACCTACCCAACTACACACACCTGTGTAGCTGTTCTCTGCGAGCTTCTCTCGAAAGAGACGCTTGCGGGAAcgagtcgcgcgccgcccctTTTTTCCTACGCAAAAGCTTAGTCATCAAACTACATGCACGTGGCCTCCACtacgcaggcgcggcgcgcttgcgcttcgcGGGGGGGGGCTTGGCAGGGCCCTTTTTgtcgggcgcacgcgcctctgCCGGGGTCTCGCCGTACAGGGGGCGCACAGGGAGCTTGCCGCTTGTCGGCACTTTGTAGCGGGGGCGCTCGGGGGACGTCTCGGGCACGATATCGGTGGGCTGCGCGGGCGTGCTgccggcgaggtgcgccgcgtaccACGGCCGCAGCAGGCCGATTTGCGCGGGAAGActcgcgcggcacacgGGCACcacgggcggcggcggcgcgtagGTGGGTGCGGTCTTGCGGTCGCCGTCGGATGCAACGACGCTCTGCCCGCCTCCGCGGCCGTAAAAGAGCCGGCTGGGGACAGAGAGCCCGGCGAGGC
This region of Malassezia japonica chromosome 8, complete sequence genomic DNA includes:
- a CDS encoding uncharacterized protein (COG:J; EggNog:ENOG503NY2A); translation: MSGQEKRTSTPNPGGARAGANKGKPKGPKTDEAVSMPKNGARGAAPAQGINFGTVDDKNATLSSSPAAQPSAGKHLQGGNPTVFGSVAAEPAAEKKGKKLDFQKLFQGPGGQAVKGQADPAQAARTAARGVNVPKQGAPPSVPMPQEKGVGPASQPTTPLVPGMPYAPEHGPWQGAPVYPHVGYPMSPGGFPYMPQPQQGWPQQGGSPHPPPMHANSPRGPPMGVRPGGAQPFYPPASPSSFTMNAGARMFEPQKSKALRIVNPETQTELDLEQVRQKSAASSSAASSTAPDTPSRAPSAPGTPKSSHSVEAPAQPPADTTRVKTQADFQQKVLRLKMEREKAEKEKEEKEKADKEAKEKAEHDAKEAKEKAAAEKEAAEKAAKEAKEKAEKEAAEKAERDAKDKAEKEAAEKAERDAKDKAEKEAAEKAERDAKDKAEKEAAEKAERDAKEKAEKEAAEKETADKAAAEKGAGRHARRARRARRGQGRRAQGRGHRARHARRRAQGRRRQGRRGRKPR